Proteins encoded together in one Desulfovibrio sp. UCD-KL4C window:
- a CDS encoding phage protein Gp36 family protein, with protein MYCTRDDLTDYILADYLAAVDNIDSEKVARTITNVESEMTEALVSGGYTVAADSIPATVKRVCAVLSAYRSISAVTSLITSEAGNENEFLPLQRASERAEKELNQIREGKIKLAAPEADTSQPSDNFVVVTPESRFVDWKKF; from the coding sequence ATGTACTGCACAAGAGATGACCTTACTGACTATATTTTAGCCGACTACCTTGCAGCCGTTGACAATATTGACTCTGAAAAAGTGGCCCGGACAATTACAAACGTTGAATCAGAAATGACCGAGGCTTTAGTTTCCGGTGGCTACACTGTTGCTGCTGATTCAATTCCGGCCACGGTCAAACGAGTCTGCGCTGTTTTATCTGCTTACCGCTCAATTTCTGCCGTCACCTCCCTCATTACAAGCGAAGCCGGAAACGAAAACGAATTCCTGCCACTTCAACGGGCATCTGAACGGGCCGAGAAAGAGCTGAATCAAATCAGAGAGGGGAAAATTAAGCTCGCTGCGCCCGAGGCGGACACATCTCAGCCATCGGATAATTTTGTTGTTGTGACGCCTGAATCACGGTTCGTAGACTGGAAAAAATTCTGA
- a CDS encoding major capsid protein: MSLELKLRRFYTAAAIRNVLKTVVAGEQTVKDNIFTNKQCLETPLIPLAELKQVIKNMPVVARDGRPINVSPDSMEVVYIEALPVKLLSTVNPVMLNNLKTATDETVRSYANRQIVNLRESTNLTTEALCSQAIFNGKISYQLQTDTGKSRLYEVSYGAETIQEVKVTASNLWDADTAKRTKVLKLLREMDNKIARAGYPGKRKVYAGTLAFGALLDLVDQEGDSRTPMRIKEDGSIRVGSYDVYEMSEVYENGKGETVSKLADNEIRMVTPKYTALYYAALDDLDANLQALPFFVKAIKDEFAGSLMNVSNSKPLPGVAPGSICKAVVTEPAAAE; the protein is encoded by the coding sequence ATGTCATTAGAACTTAAACTCAGACGTTTTTACACTGCGGCAGCAATCCGTAATGTTCTGAAAACTGTTGTAGCCGGTGAGCAAACCGTCAAGGACAACATCTTCACTAATAAGCAATGCCTTGAAACACCGCTGATTCCTTTAGCCGAGCTCAAACAGGTGATCAAAAATATGCCTGTAGTGGCTAGAGATGGTCGCCCCATCAATGTTTCTCCGGACAGTATGGAAGTCGTGTATATTGAGGCTCTGCCTGTAAAGCTGCTTTCAACTGTCAATCCGGTAATGCTTAACAATCTTAAGACGGCAACAGATGAAACAGTACGGTCATATGCCAACCGCCAGATTGTGAACCTGCGTGAATCCACAAATCTGACAACTGAGGCCCTTTGTTCTCAGGCTATTTTCAACGGCAAGATAAGCTATCAGTTACAAACAGATACCGGCAAAAGCCGACTTTATGAAGTCTCTTACGGAGCCGAGACTATTCAGGAAGTCAAAGTAACAGCCTCTAATCTGTGGGATGCAGATACAGCCAAGCGCACAAAGGTTCTCAAACTCCTGCGTGAGATGGACAATAAAATTGCCCGCGCCGGTTATCCCGGAAAACGCAAAGTCTATGCTGGTACTCTAGCTTTTGGAGCACTCCTTGACCTCGTGGATCAGGAAGGCGACAGCCGCACGCCTATGCGCATAAAGGAAGACGGAAGTATACGCGTCGGTTCCTATGATGTTTATGAAATGAGCGAAGTCTATGAAAACGGTAAAGGTGAAACTGTTTCCAAACTGGCGGACAATGAAATCCGCATGGTCACCCCTAAGTATACAGCTCTTTACTACGCGGCTCTGGATGATCTGGATGCAAACCTTCAAGCTCTGCCATTCTTTGTAAAAGCTATTAAGGATGAATTCGCCGGATCGCTCATGAACGTTAGCAACTCCAAACCATTGCCGGGGGTCGCCCCCGGTTCAATTTGCAAGGCCGTAGTCACAGAACCAGCCGCTGCCGAATAA
- a CDS encoding phage minor head protein, with protein MAISIEALKPAAALKFWSGKVPVTKKEFNTLCANAKARAFTVTGMAKQDQVKAVLQALQKMLDEGGTLADFKDQISDIIETQGWKGKKAYRVENIFRTNMQSAYSAGRYEQLQKSKRLRPYWRYLAVGDRHSRPSHMALNGKIYPADHPFWDLYYPLNGFGCRCIVQSLSKRQVEAGGYTVESEMPGPTMVKMPDGSEVNTNPMPDKGWSNNVGKNWLAGLNS; from the coding sequence ATGGCGATTAGCATTGAAGCCCTGAAACCTGCTGCGGCTCTTAAATTCTGGTCAGGCAAAGTACCTGTAACCAAAAAAGAATTTAATACCCTCTGCGCTAATGCCAAGGCCCGGGCTTTCACAGTTACCGGAATGGCCAAGCAGGATCAGGTGAAAGCGGTCCTGCAGGCCCTCCAAAAAATGTTGGATGAAGGCGGAACACTAGCCGACTTCAAAGACCAGATATCAGACATCATTGAAACTCAAGGATGGAAGGGCAAAAAGGCGTACCGTGTCGAAAATATTTTCAGAACCAATATGCAATCGGCATACTCGGCCGGACGCTATGAGCAGTTGCAAAAGAGCAAAAGACTCAGACCATACTGGCGTTATCTGGCCGTAGGAGATCGGCATTCCCGCCCAAGTCATATGGCGCTTAATGGCAAAATCTATCCTGCGGATCATCCGTTCTGGGATTTATATTATCCACTTAATGGTTTCGGTTGCCGCTGCATTGTTCAGAGTCTTTCCAAGCGGCAGGTAGAGGCCGGAGGTTACACCGTGGAATCTGAAATGCCCGGGCCGACAATGGTCAAAATGCCTGACGGATCAGAAGTTAATACCAACCCTATGCCCGACAAGGGTTGGAGTAACAACGTGGGTAAAAACTGGCTTGCCGGTTTAAATTCTTAA
- a CDS encoding DUF935 family protein, translated as MSGLFDSKGNFISFEAARASVQLGTEFATSSRAWGFDPATWFGLMPDPDPILRKRGDDATILDELVGDDEVSTALEKRILRTQNKSNFTFNPGHAEGEEPTESSIAICKQLENDLARIPLRDLFGEILETPFFGPTFSELMWSPSNGYYRLEAIITKPRDWFGFNGNRQPVFRSVESAEGELLPQHKFLMTRHRSSYTNPYGVRLLTRCLWPVAFKRGGIEFWSRFCEKFGSAFLIAKAGKDAQERSIIANQLVSMIQDAVAVVPTGSEVEIAQASGKSGDLHKTYVSFWNRAISKVLTGQTLSTDQEGQGSRAASATHSEQLDSLAESDEAMLVSSMNELARIYARVNGGPDILPPVFGFSEPEDYSEKAELDKKLHEMGVRFKPVHFVNRYGLSEDEFSLDPDTVPATFSAPVSGTAAPDKNQDDYQLAIDDFADSLLEESAKLNGNFVTRIEKIVKQADSMEDLQTKLAELLGQDVGQNELEELISNAMINAALAGRMAVEDEASNGD; from the coding sequence ATGAGCGGATTATTCGACTCTAAAGGTAATTTTATCAGCTTTGAAGCTGCTCGCGCTTCAGTTCAGCTCGGCACCGAGTTCGCTACCAGCTCACGCGCATGGGGGTTCGACCCTGCAACATGGTTCGGCCTTATGCCTGATCCAGATCCTATCCTGCGTAAACGCGGAGACGATGCAACCATACTTGATGAATTGGTCGGTGATGATGAGGTTTCCACCGCACTAGAAAAGAGAATTCTACGCACTCAGAACAAAAGCAATTTTACTTTCAATCCCGGCCATGCCGAAGGGGAAGAGCCTACCGAATCTTCCATAGCAATCTGCAAGCAACTTGAAAACGATCTGGCAAGAATCCCGCTTCGTGATCTGTTCGGCGAAATTCTGGAAACTCCTTTTTTCGGCCCGACTTTTTCAGAACTCATGTGGTCGCCTAGTAACGGCTATTACAGGCTTGAAGCAATCATAACCAAGCCTCGCGACTGGTTCGGATTCAACGGAAACCGCCAGCCGGTATTCAGGTCTGTCGAATCCGCAGAAGGTGAACTTCTTCCGCAGCATAAATTTTTAATGACCAGACATAGGTCCTCTTACACAAATCCTTACGGAGTGCGATTGCTGACCCGTTGCCTATGGCCAGTAGCTTTCAAGCGAGGCGGTATCGAATTCTGGTCCAGATTCTGCGAAAAATTCGGTTCTGCCTTTTTGATTGCGAAGGCCGGGAAGGATGCACAGGAAAGGAGCATAATTGCCAATCAGCTCGTTTCAATGATTCAGGACGCTGTTGCTGTTGTGCCAACCGGAAGTGAAGTTGAAATCGCACAAGCCTCCGGCAAATCAGGCGACTTACATAAAACTTATGTCTCATTCTGGAACCGCGCCATTTCAAAGGTGCTGACTGGTCAAACTCTTTCCACGGATCAGGAAGGCCAAGGCTCCCGCGCGGCTTCTGCAACCCATTCTGAGCAGCTTGATTCCCTCGCCGAATCTGATGAAGCCATGCTCGTAAGCTCCATGAATGAGCTGGCTCGCATTTATGCCCGTGTGAATGGTGGTCCTGATATTTTACCGCCAGTGTTCGGTTTTTCAGAACCGGAAGATTATTCAGAAAAAGCCGAGCTTGATAAAAAACTGCACGAGATGGGCGTAAGGTTTAAACCCGTTCATTTTGTAAACCGTTACGGCCTTTCCGAAGATGAATTTTCTCTCGATCCAGACACGGTTCCGGCAACCTTTTCTGCTCCCGTTTCCGGGACCGCGGCCCCTGACAAAAATCAAGACGACTATCAACTGGCCATAGATGATTTCGCAGATTCATTGCTTGAAGAATCTGCAAAATTAAACGGCAACTTTGTCACTCGAATTGAGAAAATAGTTAAGCAGGCCGACTCAATGGAAGACTTGCAGACAAAGCTCGCAGAACTTCTCGGACAAGATGTAGGCCAGAACGAACTGGAAGAACTTATCAGCAACGCAATGATCAATGCCGCTTTGGCAGGTCGTATGGCGGTTGAAGATGAGGCAAGCAATGGCGATTAG
- a CDS encoding ArsR family transcriptional regulator: MYESYNKTISEHLRITILRLLDENNGTLNDSLISDLVGPYGFNQSLDKIHTELSWLEEQGLIECSGESCIVATLTRRGEDVAKCRVTVPGVKRPSPRR, translated from the coding sequence ATGTACGAGTCATATAATAAAACAATTTCAGAACACCTTAGAATTACAATCCTCCGTTTGCTTGATGAGAACAACGGCACTTTGAATGATTCGCTGATTTCAGACCTAGTCGGACCCTATGGATTTAATCAGAGCCTAGACAAAATTCACACTGAACTTTCATGGCTCGAAGAACAGGGACTTATTGAGTGCTCCGGTGAATCCTGCATTGTTGCGACTTTAACCAGACGCGGCGAAGACGTCGCCAAATGCCGCGTAACCGTGCCGGGCGTAAAGCGTCCATCACCACGGAGATAA
- a CDS encoding holin family protein: MIGIDSILNIGSTIIDKIWPDAGEREKAKARLAELAAQGQLAELQGSLKIMLAEMNGNWLQRSWRPILMLVIVTIVANNYLLYPYLSLFWTNAPQLELPPQLWELMKLGLGGYVVGRSAEKVAETLKRNK, translated from the coding sequence ATGATCGGCATTGACTCAATTTTAAACATTGGTTCAACCATTATCGATAAAATATGGCCCGACGCAGGCGAACGTGAAAAAGCGAAAGCCCGTCTTGCTGAGCTTGCAGCTCAAGGGCAACTTGCCGAACTGCAAGGCAGCTTAAAAATCATGCTTGCCGAGATGAACGGCAACTGGCTCCAGCGTTCATGGCGCCCCATTCTTATGCTCGTGATCGTAACCATCGTTGCCAACAACTACCTGCTTTATCCGTATCTTTCCCTGTTTTGGACAAACGCACCGCAACTCGAATTGCCTCCCCAGCTCTGGGAGCTGATGAAGCTTGGACTCGGTGGATATGTTGTTGGGCGCAGTGCTGAAAAAGTTGCTGAGACTTTGAAGAGAAACAAATGA
- a CDS encoding glycoside hydrolase family protein, with product MDFAERLQKQLLKHEGLKLKPYRCPAGKLTIGVGRNLEDVGITELEAMTMLSHDVSECSAELSTAMPWTSNLSDPRRAVLINMCFNLGFNGFSKFKKMLAACAGGNYELAASEMLNSDWAGQVESRAEELALQMRTGEWL from the coding sequence ATGGACTTTGCAGAACGTTTACAAAAACAGCTTTTAAAACACGAGGGCTTAAAACTTAAACCTTATCGCTGCCCAGCCGGAAAACTTACCATCGGAGTCGGCCGCAATCTGGAAGATGTCGGAATCACCGAACTAGAAGCGATGACCATGCTCTCCCATGATGTATCGGAATGTTCAGCCGAATTATCTACCGCCATGCCTTGGACGTCTAACCTCAGTGATCCCCGCCGCGCAGTACTTATCAACATGTGTTTCAATCTCGGTTTCAACGGGTTCAGTAAATTTAAAAAAATGCTCGCAGCATGTGCGGGCGGTAACTACGAACTTGCTGCCTCCGAAATGCTCAATTCCGATTGGGCCGGACAGGTCGAATCACGGGCAGAGGAATTGGCATTGCAAATGAGAACTGGGGAATGGCTTTAG